The genomic DNA CCAGAAGACCATCACCGGAGACTGTCCGGCCGATTACCTGCCCTATCTGGTGGACAACGAGGTGGAGGTCGGCGTGTGCACGCCCTGCGCCAAAAACCGAAACCTGGACGAAGCGAGCTTCTTTCCGAACATGCAGCTGGATGGCGGCCCGCACCTGATCGACATGGCCGCCGAAGCCAAGGTTTTCAACTTCTGACACACCCGGCCGCCAGATACCTTCGTGGTTATCTGGCGGCGATGCTCCGCGAGATGAAGCGCCGGGCGTCCTCGAACAGGCCCTGATTCTCGAAGGGTGTCAGAAACACGGTCCGCACCGCGCCGACAATGGCGGCGTAAACCATGTGGGCAGTGTTGCGCACCGGCAAGGGCGCGATGGACCCGTCACGGATGCCCCGCTCCAGGTTGACTTCGATTTCCCGGATCAATTCCGCGAATTTCGAGGCAATCTTGTGCCGGTCCAAATGCGGGTTGTCGTCGCTGAACGGCGAACAGCGGATCAGGGTCGGAAAGGTCGAGCGGTGGGTCTGGGTAAAATTCAAGTAGGACGTGACAAAAATATCCACGGCCTCCAAACCATTTTCAGCCGCCGCGATGTCCGCCCGGATGGTGGCCAGCATGGCGTCGATCATCTCGTGCCCGGCCACCAGAAACAGGTTTTCCTTGTTGCCAAAATAATGCGCGACCAGGCCAAAGGCCACGCCCGCCTTTTCGGCGATCATGCGCATGGTCGTGCCCGCGTAGCCGTACTCGGCGAAAAGCTCCTGGGCCGCCGTCAGAATCTCATCTCGTTTACTCGCCACTGATTATCCCTTTTCGCGAATCCATTCCGTTCTCCAACGCTTCTCCCCGGTCATCCGAGGCCGATTCACCGGCAGTGTCCTCTCCCACCAGCGCGGCCGCCCGCGTGAAGCTCAATAATTCCTAATAAAACGCCTCGGCGGTGAACTTGACGAATTCCTCGATCTTGTCGCCGCTCCGACTGACAACTTGCCACGGTTCAAGCCGGGAAATCTCTGCTTGGAGCCCCTTGGCCGTCTTGCCGCTGCACCCAAGAATTTTTTGCATTGAACCAGACGCAACGCCCTCGCATTGAAAAATATATGCAAATTCAAGCAATTCCTGAAAGTTGAAAAAATCCTGCTGATAGTCGTTGGGCGATTGACTAGCGAAAAACACCACCACCCTTTCGAGCGCCCCTCACGGATGATGCGTTGGCAGCTGTTCGTCCTCGCTGGTCAGGCTCATGGTTCCTCCTCCGGGAGGCCGCTTAAGGGCAACTGTTTGAGCATGCGGTCGAAGTCGCTCTCAAACAGACGGTCCTGGGTGATGCGATATTTCTCAAACTCGCTTTCGGCGTGGGCCTTAGCGATTTCGGCGGTCACCTTGCCCGCGTCCTGCAAAATCTCGCGGTCGGTGGCCGCGATGAAGCGGTTCAGGCGGGTTTCCCAATCCTGCATGGTCATGGGAATCTTGCGCAGAGCCATATCCTCGGCAACATCGAGATAGGCGGCAACGAGCCGACTGAGCTGTGCCATTTCGTCTTCGGTCAGGTAATTCTTGGCCACGCTGACGTCGAACTTCTGGATTTTCCCAGACGGCGCGTCTTTCCAGGTGATCAACCCCATGTGCTGTTTGTTGGCGTCGGCTCGGTTAACGATGACCTCCGCCGCCGTCTGCCCATGGATGGCCCAGTGCAGCTTATTCTGCACGGTGGCAAAAAAGCGCTCGGTGGCCTGGGCCGTCAGGTCATAGTCAATGGCCGTGGCATAAATATCTGTGATCTTCTGATAGAACTTGCGCTCGGAGAGGCGAATCTCACGAACGCGCTGCAACTGTTCTTCGAAATACTGGTCAACCAGGATGGAGCCGCCGCTCTTGATCCGCTCATCGTCCATCACGTAGGCCTTGATGGTGTACTCATCGATGATAGTGGTGGCCCACTTGCGGAATTGCACGGCCCGTTCGGAGTTCACCTTGTAGCCAACGGCGATGATGGCTGACAGATTGTAGTGTTTGGTGTTGTAGCTTTTGCCATCGGTGGCAGTTATTCGAAAATTTCGAATAACTGCATCTTCCTGCAACTCACTGTCCGAGAACACTTTTTTCAGGTGGTAGTTGATGGTATGGGTCTCCACATCGTAGAGCATGCCCATCATCCTCTGGGTCAGCCAGATGCTTTCATCGGCATAGACCGCCTCGACGCCGCCCGAGCCACTGGCGGCGACAAAGGTCAGATATTCCGCCGCCGAGGAACGAACGATGGAGACCTCCTTGCCCTTCTTTTTCTTCCCTGTCATGCCCGCGCCGCCTCCTCGATACATCGCTCGAAGCGGGTTTTGACCTGGTCGAGAAGTTCCCGTGCCTGCTCCGCGCTTTCGGTGGTTTGGTCGTCCAGCCACGGGGCTCCCTGTTGAACCGATTGCGGTGCTT from Deltaproteobacteria bacterium includes the following:
- a CDS encoding TetR/AcrR family transcriptional regulator → MASKRDEILTAAQELFAEYGYAGTTMRMIAEKAGVAFGLVAHYFGNKENLFLVAGHEMIDAMLATIRADIAAAENGLEAVDIFVTSYLNFTQTHRSTFPTLIRCSPFSDDNPHLDRHKIASKFAELIREIEVNLERGIRDGSIAPLPVRNTAHMVYAAIVGAVRTVFLTPFENQGLFEDARRFISRSIAAR
- a CDS encoding sulfur reduction protein DsrE; the encoded protein is MAKFLFVLSKDDNESATRCFQFARIAHTKGHHVNLFFIDGGVAWADKARDLSQKTITGDCPADYLPYLVDNEVEVGVCTPCAKNRNLDEASFFPNMQLDGGPHLIDMAAEAKVFNF
- a CDS encoding cell filamentation protein Fic, whose protein sequence is MTGKKKKGKEVSIVRSSAAEYLTFVAASGSGGVEAVYADESIWLTQRMMGMLYDVETHTINYHLKKVFSDSELQEDAVIRNFRITATDGKSYNTKHYNLSAIIAVGYKVNSERAVQFRKWATTIIDEYTIKAYVMDDERIKSGGSILVDQYFEEQLQRVREIRLSERKFYQKITDIYATAIDYDLTAQATERFFATVQNKLHWAIHGQTAAEVIVNRADANKQHMGLITWKDAPSGKIQKFDVSVAKNYLTEDEMAQLSRLVAAYLDVAEDMALRKIPMTMQDWETRLNRFIAATDREILQDAGKVTAEIAKAHAESEFEKYRITQDRLFESDFDRMLKQLPLSGLPEEEP